AGGCGATGCCCCATGGGCACCGCAATATAGGGATCCCGTCCCGTAGGAACGCGGGCACCTTGGCATCCACCAACAGGTCCTGAACCTTTTTCTCGCCCTTAAGGCCCAGGGGGCGAATACGGTCGCCTGGGCGACGAGAGGTGATGATGAGGGGCGAGCCCAGAGCATCCAGGTCGAGATAGGCCTCCAAGGGCCCGCCCACGGGAGGGCGAGGGGGAGGGACGACGATGGCGGACCGGAAGCGCCACCCCCCCACCTCTGTCACCCCAGGCACACGCAGAGGCGTCTCCGCCAGGGGCGGAAGGGTGGGGGGCGGCCTTCCCATCCATACCTCCTGCGGCCCCACCTGCAGCACCAGCCGCCCCGGCAAGTTGAGACGTCCCCTCCCGCGGCGGGCCAGGGCCAGCCCCCTCTGCCAGTGATAGGAGGAGAGGCCCTGGCCACCTGGCAGGAGCAGCCGGTGGGCCCGCACCAGGAGACGACCGGCCACTGCGGAGGGCAGGGCCAAAAGCCCTTCCCTATTTAGCGCCACACCCTCTGGGCGCACATGGGCTAGACGGCCCCAAGCCGCCTCCGCCTCTGCATCCAGCAGGTCCACCATCTGGGCCGCAGCCCTGGCCACCCGGCATAAGGCCTCCTCCACCCGCGGATTGAGCTGGCGCAGGACGGGCATTACCCGGTGGCGAATGCGGTTGCGCAGTGGGGCTAGCTGCTCATTGGTAGGGTCACGGCGGGGGGAGAGCCCCGCTTCCCGACAATAGGCCTCGGTATCCTCCCTGCTCAAGACTAGGAGGGGGCGGACGAGGGCCGGCCCCTCCCCCAGGGGCCAGGGGGAGCGGGGACGCATAGCCGCCAGGCCATCTATCCCTGCCCCCCGCACCAAGTGGAGAAGCACGGTCTCCGCCTGGTCGGTGCGGGTGTGGCCCACGGCCACCACCTGTGCCCCCACGCGAACCGCCTCCTCCTTCAGGAACCGGTACCTCAGCTGACGTGCCGCCTCCTCCAGCGAGAGGCGATAGGCACGGGCATGGGCACGCACGTCCCCCTCCCCGGTGGCTAGAGGCACTGCCAAGGAGTGGCATAGGTCTCGGCAGTAGGCTATGTCATCGGCCACGTCCTGAGGCGGGCGCAGGCGGTGGTCGAAGTAGGCCGCCCATAAGGTGAGGCCCAAGGCCTGCCTTAAGGAGGAGAGGACGAGGAGGAGGGCGGTGGAATCGGGGCCGCCGGAGATGGCCACCAATACCCTTTCCTGCGGCAGGATGGCCCCTTCCTCCTGCACGAAGCGTAATACGCGGGACTCTATGCGCCGCAGCAGGCTAGAGGCCATTCCATCAACGAGGCAACAGTGCCTCCCACCAGGGCTCGGGGACAGCCGCCGGCGCCGGGGTGGGCGAGGGGGAGATGACGACGATGCCCCTTTCCCCCTTCCGCACTAGGCCCAAATAGCTACGAGCCATCATCTCTACAAATTCGTCCGATTCCATGAACTGGCGCAGGGACTCTAGGGCCTGCTGGCGCAACCGCAGCTCCTCCACCTCCGCCTCCCACTTTTTCACCTCCTGCCTGGCCTCATAGGCCCGCAGGGCGTCCACCACTCCCGTCACCAGGAAATAGACGGCCCCCACCGCCGCCAGCGCCAGGATGGCCCGCACCACCACACCTTCGGGGATAGCCCACCTCATGCGCCCCCCTCCTGGAGACGGAGATGGCAGGTATCGTTGAGGCGCACCAGGGTCATCACCTCCCCGTCTATCTCCAGCAAGGAGATGGCCCCCACCTCGTGCCGCAGGCGACGGAAGGAGGAGAGGGGCATCCCTAAAGCCCGAGTAAGGATGGAGAGGATGACAAAGTTATGTGTGACCACCACCACTGTGTCCTGTAGATGGCGCTCGGCCAAGGCCTGGATGGCCTGCCAGGCCCGCTCCTGCACCGCCACTAGCCCCTCGCCCCCAGGCATGGTAGCGGCGGTGGGGTCGGGCCCCAGCCACCTCTGCAGAAGGTCGGGGAACCGCTCCCGCACTTGGGCATAAGTGAGCCCCTCCGCCTCCCCAATGTCCATCTCAATGACGGCCGGCAGGGGCTCCACCGGGAGGCCATGGCGGCGCGCGATCTCCTGGGCCGTGTCCAGACAGCGGCGTAGAGGGCTGGAGTAGACGGCCCGCACCGGCTCCCCCGCCAGGGCCTGAGCCAGCAGCAGCGCCTGGCGACGTCCCTGCTCGTTGAGGGGGACATCGGCACGACCCAAGGCCAAGCCCTGGCGGTTATAATCCGTCTCGCCGTGGCGCACCAGGAAGAGCCGCACGCTTTTAAGGATACCATCCCCCGAGGAGAGGGGGAGGCCATAAGTTGCCTACCGCGGCCAGTGGTGTGCAGCAGGGAGTTGCTGCCGTGAAGGGCTGGCCCA
The sequence above is a segment of the Dehalococcoidia bacterium genome. Coding sequences within it:
- the tilS gene encoding tRNA lysidine(34) synthetase TilS; the protein is MASSLLRRIESRVLRFVQEEGAILPQERVLVAISGGPDSTALLLVLSSLRQALGLTLWAAYFDHRLRPPQDVADDIAYCRDLCHSLAVPLATGEGDVRAHARAYRLSLEEAARQLRYRFLKEEAVRVGAQVVAVGHTRTDQAETVLLHLVRGAGIDGLAAMRPRSPWPLGEGPALVRPLLVLSREDTEAYCREAGLSPRRDPTNEQLAPLRNRIRHRVMPVLRQLNPRVEEALCRVARAAAQMVDLLDAEAEAAWGRLAHVRPEGVALNREGLLALPSAVAGRLLVRAHRLLLPGGQGLSSYHWQRGLALARRGRGRLNLPGRLVLQVGPQEVWMGRPPPTLPPLAETPLRVPGVTEVGGWRFRSAIVVPPPRPPVGGPLEAYLDLDALGSPLIITSRRPGDRIRPLGLKGEKKVQDLLVDAKVPAFLRDGIPILRCPWGIAWVVGLRLDERAALTTRSRRALHLRAEPPPGFSLPVRPPPK
- a CDS encoding septum formation initiator family protein; the protein is MRWAIPEGVVVRAILALAAVGAVYFLVTGVVDALRAYEARQEVKKWEAEVEELRLRQQALESLRQFMESDEFVEMMARSYLGLVRKGERGIVVISPSPTPAPAAVPEPWWEALLPR
- a CDS encoding histidine phosphatase family protein; its protein translation is MRLFLVRHGETDYNRQGLALGRADVPLNEQGRRQALLLAQALAGEPVRAVYSSPLRRCLDTAQEIARRHGLPVEPLPAVIEMDIGEAEGLTYAQVRERFPDLLQRWLGPDPTAATMPGGEGLVAVQERAWQAIQALAERHLQDTVVVVTHNFVILSILTRALGMPLSSFRRLRHEVGAISLLEIDGEVMTLVRLNDTCHLRLQEGGA